A window of the Xiashengella succiniciproducens genome harbors these coding sequences:
- a CDS encoding SpoIID/LytB domain-containing protein produces MEIRVGIISGEEISFILKGNFRDAMSNNLFSGEIVALQEKNSHVMLKNDMGLSKLPLPLTLEPVDASNASFILRDVCIGKDFHWQRSEDQEFKGKLQLIVGQEGLAAVNQIDIEDYLKSVISSEMSASSSINLLKAHAVISRSWLLAQIRKTEKLAEEEVYNSCHKTEDSCIRWYDREEHTDYDVCADDHCQRYQGITRATSPAVSDAVEATRGEVLMYDGEICDTRFSKCCGGVTELFENVWEPKVHPYLQSFADADAGSLTPIPDLRTEAGAESWIRGNFDSYCNCKDHEVINQVLNSYDRETPDFYRWKIVLSQEELQHLLKEKAGLELGEIHDLIPVERGVSGRIIQLKIVGSKGTFTIGKELEIRRALSKSHLYSSAFIVEKSLQRNGIVSYFTLIGAGWGHGVGLCQIGAAVMGAKGIEYRKILSHYFRGAELQKLW; encoded by the coding sequence ATGGAAATAAGGGTTGGCATCATCAGCGGTGAAGAAATATCCTTTATACTAAAGGGCAACTTCAGGGATGCCATGAGCAACAATTTGTTCAGTGGTGAAATCGTGGCACTACAGGAGAAAAACTCCCATGTAATGCTAAAGAATGACATGGGTTTATCCAAATTGCCACTTCCTTTAACTCTTGAACCAGTTGATGCCTCAAATGCCAGCTTTATACTCAGGGATGTGTGCATAGGGAAGGATTTCCATTGGCAGCGCAGTGAAGACCAGGAGTTTAAAGGAAAACTTCAACTTATCGTCGGCCAGGAAGGCCTTGCTGCTGTCAATCAGATAGATATAGAGGACTATCTCAAAAGTGTAATCTCTTCAGAGATGAGTGCCTCCTCATCTATTAACCTCCTTAAAGCCCATGCTGTGATATCACGCAGTTGGCTACTGGCTCAGATACGCAAAACTGAGAAGCTTGCTGAGGAAGAGGTATACAACTCCTGTCACAAAACTGAGGACTCCTGTATCAGGTGGTATGACAGGGAAGAGCATACTGACTATGACGTATGTGCAGACGATCACTGCCAGCGTTATCAGGGAATCACAAGGGCCACTTCTCCAGCCGTAAGTGATGCCGTTGAGGCTACACGTGGGGAAGTGCTTATGTATGATGGGGAGATATGCGATACCCGCTTCTCAAAATGCTGTGGGGGTGTCACCGAATTATTTGAGAACGTCTGGGAACCCAAGGTTCATCCCTACCTCCAAAGCTTTGCGGATGCTGACGCGGGAAGCCTTACTCCCATACCCGATCTTAGGACAGAAGCGGGGGCTGAGAGCTGGATCAGGGGTAACTTTGATTCCTACTGCAATTGTAAAGACCACGAGGTAATAAATCAGGTGCTTAACAGCTATGACAGAGAGACCCCCGATTTCTACCGCTGGAAGATAGTGCTCAGTCAGGAAGAGCTCCAGCATCTGCTAAAAGAAAAAGCAGGACTCGAACTTGGGGAAATTCACGACCTGATACCTGTAGAAAGAGGAGTCTCAGGCAGAATAATACAGCTTAAGATTGTTGGTAGCAAGGGGACATTCACAATAGGCAAGGAACTTGAAATCAGAAGAGCACTTTCTAAAAGCCATCTTTATAGTTCGGCATTTATTGTAGAAAAAAGCCTGCAACGTAATGGTATTGTCAGCTACTTTACCCTTATAGGGGCCGGCTGGGGGCATGGAGTGGGACTATGCCAGATCGGAGCAGCAGTAATGGGTGCCAAAGGAATTGAATACAGGAAGATACTCAGCCATTATTTCCGGGGAGCCGAATTGCAAAAGCTATGGTAG
- a CDS encoding DUF4922 domain-containing protein, whose product MIKENNDINRKVELLIKEQLEGWDLAHKNFGALENAHERIVSLGEHIQVILQHNPERIRSTTAKTDIHNIPDESLCFLCQANRPVQQLSVPYPGNIEILVNPYPIFRKHLTIVSKTHTPQSIRGHFETMLSLANDLWSFSVFYNGPACGASAPMHFHFQAGDKYYMPVEREFELQDGDVLIQTNNSRLIALDNYLRKVLVLRGNNAQELSRIFKQILGVLEKLMPGETEPMLNIICCRAPKEWRTFIFPRGSHRPSQFFLEGTNQILLSPAAVEMGGVVSCPRAEDFEKLDSKLITDIFKQVSVSNPLWESIKTSITQSEWK is encoded by the coding sequence ATGATAAAGGAGAATAATGATATAAATCGAAAGGTTGAACTACTGATAAAGGAGCAACTTGAAGGATGGGATCTTGCACACAAAAACTTCGGGGCATTGGAAAATGCGCACGAGCGCATTGTTTCCCTGGGTGAGCATATCCAGGTTATACTCCAGCATAATCCCGAACGTATCCGCTCTACAACCGCAAAGACTGATATACATAACATACCTGACGAAAGCCTATGTTTCTTGTGTCAGGCCAACAGGCCCGTGCAGCAACTGTCAGTACCCTACCCTGGAAATATTGAGATACTTGTTAATCCCTATCCTATTTTCAGAAAGCATCTTACAATAGTTTCAAAGACCCACACTCCGCAATCCATACGGGGACACTTCGAAACCATGCTTTCCCTTGCAAATGACCTTTGGAGTTTCTCAGTATTTTATAATGGTCCAGCCTGTGGGGCTTCGGCTCCCATGCACTTTCACTTTCAGGCCGGTGATAAGTACTATATGCCTGTTGAGAGGGAATTTGAATTGCAGGATGGAGATGTACTAATTCAAACAAATAACTCAAGGCTCATAGCCCTGGACAACTATCTGAGAAAGGTCCTGGTTTTGCGAGGTAACAATGCACAGGAATTAAGCAGAATCTTCAAACAGATACTTGGAGTACTAGAAAAACTGATGCCGGGAGAGACAGAACCAATGCTCAATATTATCTGCTGTCGCGCACCAAAAGAATGGAGAACCTTTATTTTTCCCCGCGGCAGTCACAGGCCATCGCAATTCTTCCTTGAGGGGACGAATCAGATTTTGCTTAGTCCTGCGGCAGTAGAGATGGGTGGAGTAGTCAGTTGTCCAAGAGCGGAAGACTTCGAAAAGCTGGATAGCAAACTTATAACAGATATATTCAAGCAGGTATCAGTAAGTAATCCTCTCTGGGAATCAATCAAAACATCAATAACACAGTCAGAATGGAAATAA
- a CDS encoding glycosyltransferase family 2 protein, with protein MNDSVTCFMQAVHGEEQVLSRFCLNPAIKKVFLVGSQATYGHIHDKVQHLDAAPIFTGDTIKKIAALSDSEFSLLYTGAGLPETGPYAIERFIQICRATGAAMLYSDYRDERDGAVINVPLIDYQEGSLRDDFNFGPLLFFRTDIFKQSAKEVSSELRFGAVYELRLAISRRSEIFHIPEPLYTIRESDRRSSGEKIFDYVNPRMREVQIEMEEVCTRHLKAVGAWLAPDFQEVRLEEGTFPVEATVVIPVRNRCKTIEDAIRSVLDQEVPFGFNLIVVDNHSTDGTSEIIASYAKHDKRLVHVIPERYDLGIGGCWNEAIFHPMCGRFAIQLDSDDLYFDKQVIKTIVDCFYRERCAMVVGSYSMVNFKLEEIPPGIIDHKEWTPTNGPNNALRINGLGAPRAFFTPVIRQIRFPNTSYGEDYAVGLTISRSYRIGRIYEPLYLCRRWEDNSDAALDTARMNSYNHYKDCLRTIELNARIRKNRDNSYSNDKGE; from the coding sequence ATGAATGACTCGGTTACCTGCTTTATGCAGGCAGTACATGGGGAAGAACAGGTACTCTCCCGTTTTTGCCTCAACCCCGCAATTAAAAAAGTCTTCCTGGTCGGTAGTCAGGCTACTTATGGCCATATCCACGACAAGGTTCAACACCTTGATGCTGCACCAATATTTACCGGTGATACAATAAAGAAGATAGCAGCATTGTCAGATAGTGAATTCTCTCTGCTCTATACAGGAGCAGGACTGCCTGAAACCGGACCTTATGCTATCGAACGATTTATCCAGATCTGCCGTGCTACCGGAGCTGCAATGCTCTATTCTGATTACAGGGATGAAAGGGACGGAGCTGTTATTAACGTTCCCCTTATCGACTATCAGGAAGGGAGTTTAAGGGATGATTTTAACTTCGGTCCCCTGCTCTTTTTCCGCACAGATATTTTTAAGCAATCTGCTAAGGAAGTAAGCAGTGAACTACGCTTTGGGGCTGTATATGAACTTAGACTTGCAATATCAAGAAGATCCGAGATATTCCATATTCCAGAACCACTCTACACTATCAGGGAAAGCGACCGTCGCAGCAGTGGAGAAAAGATCTTTGACTATGTCAATCCTCGCATGCGTGAGGTTCAGATAGAGATGGAAGAAGTCTGCACCCGCCACCTGAAGGCAGTCGGCGCATGGCTGGCCCCCGACTTCCAAGAGGTCAGACTTGAGGAGGGGACTTTTCCTGTTGAAGCAACAGTGGTTATCCCGGTTCGCAACCGCTGCAAGACTATAGAGGATGCCATTCGTTCCGTACTTGATCAGGAGGTCCCCTTTGGCTTTAACCTGATAGTAGTTGATAATCACTCTACTGATGGCACTTCCGAAATTATTGCCAGCTACGCCAAACATGATAAGCGATTAGTACACGTGATACCTGAGCGCTATGACCTTGGCATAGGAGGATGCTGGAACGAAGCAATCTTCCACCCCATGTGCGGTAGGTTTGCCATCCAGCTCGACAGTGACGACCTATATTTCGACAAGCAGGTGATCAAGACTATAGTGGACTGCTTCTACAGGGAGCGATGTGCTATGGTTGTCGGTTCCTACAGTATGGTAAACTTTAAGCTGGAGGAAATACCTCCGGGAATAATAGATCACAAGGAGTGGACTCCCACCAACGGACCCAACAACGCCCTGCGCATCAATGGACTTGGTGCTCCCAGGGCCTTCTTTACGCCTGTTATCAGACAGATCAGATTTCCAAATACAAGTTACGGTGAGGACTATGCAGTGGGACTGACCATATCACGCAGTTACAGAATAGGCAGAATATACGAACCCCTCTACCTTTGCAGGCGCTGGGAAGACAATAGCGATGCCGCCCTTGACACTGCCCGGATGAATTCTTACAACCATTACAAAGACTGTCTGAGAACCATAGAACTAAATGCCAGAATAAGGAAAAACAGGGACAATAGTTACTCAAATGATAAAGGAGAATAA
- a CDS encoding ATPase: MILIADSGSTHTTWALVDRDSSDVLYCETPGINPYYQDEDEIVAVLSDEFSMDINQVRKIYFYGAGCANPEKCALVGRALMRFFGICEIDVQSDLMAAARALLGRGSGIAAILGTGSNSCYYDGHKIVSNVPPLGFILGDEGSGAVLGRTLVGDILKKQVPEHICSRFFERYQLSAADILERVYRHPFPNRFLAGFTHFIADNIEEEAMSDLVRKAFAAFFVRNIALYPEATGLPVNFVGSVAYEFRELLKEAAAITGFGVGQIMRSPVAGLIRYHL, encoded by the coding sequence ATGATTCTGATTGCCGACAGCGGATCTACCCACACCACCTGGGCCCTGGTTGACAGGGACAGTTCGGATGTGCTTTATTGTGAAACACCGGGGATTAACCCGTACTATCAGGATGAAGACGAGATAGTTGCTGTGCTGTCGGATGAGTTTTCGATGGATATAAATCAGGTCAGAAAGATCTATTTTTACGGAGCTGGCTGCGCTAATCCTGAGAAATGTGCGCTTGTTGGAAGAGCATTGATGAGGTTCTTCGGTATTTGCGAAATAGATGTACAGAGTGACCTTATGGCAGCAGCCAGGGCATTGTTAGGGAGAGGCAGTGGTATTGCTGCAATACTGGGTACAGGCTCCAATTCATGCTATTATGATGGACATAAGATAGTAAGCAATGTCCCACCACTGGGTTTTATTTTGGGTGATGAGGGCAGTGGTGCAGTATTGGGACGGACACTGGTAGGTGATATACTCAAAAAACAAGTTCCGGAGCATATCTGTAGCAGGTTCTTTGAGCGGTACCAACTTAGTGCAGCAGATATTCTTGAAAGAGTTTACCGGCATCCCTTCCCCAACAGGTTTCTTGCAGGTTTTACCCACTTTATTGCCGATAATATTGAGGAAGAGGCTATGTCAGACCTGGTAAGAAAAGCTTTTGCAGCCTTCTTTGTACGCAATATAGCCTTGTATCCAGAGGCCACAGGTTTGCCGGTAAACTTTGTAGGTAGCGTGGCTTATGAATTTCGTGAACTTCTTAAAGAGGCCGCAGCAATAACCGGATTTGGGGTGGGACAGATTATGCGATCACCGGTTGCCGGACTTATAAGGTACCACCTCTAA